The stretch of DNA GGCGGAATCACCGAATTTTACGTCTTTAGCCATTTTACTAGTTTCCTTTCAAGCTGAATTTGAGAAAGTGGTGTTCGAAAAGCGGTTACATCAGCCTTCGATCACACCGTAAATTTCGTTTTCGCTCAGGATCAGCAGCTCTTCGTCGCCAATCTTCACGGTGTTGCTGGCATATTTGCCGAACACCACAGTGTCACCCACTTTGACATCGACCGGACGCTTGTCACCGTTATCCAGAATGCGACCCGGGCCCACAGCAATGACTTCACCCTGTGCCGGTTTTTCAGCGGCTGAACCCGGCAGCACGATGCCACCTGCTGTTTTGGTCTCTTCTTCCTTGCGGCGCACGACAACTCGGTCTTGCAAAGGTCGAATTTTCATTATTCGTACTCTCCTGACTGAAACATTGATTATCGATGATTAATAAAAGCAAATTGCTTGTGACAGCCAAGATGGGGCTGGCTGGAAAAATTTCAATGGCTGGACTGAAAAAAATTTAAAAATTCTGCAGAACTTTTGTCTACCGGCCGTCCCTGTGCCGATCACTGTCATGATGCAGGGCATCGTCCTGGTTGGCAGACTCTTTGCCAACCACTTCGCCGTCAATGATGTCACCCTCGGAGTATCGACCGCCTGGCCGCTGTTGCCAGGTATATTGTGTGCTGAAGCCCCCCATAAACACTGTACTGCCTTTGCGCATGGCACGGGCGGCCAGATATCGACGCACCGCCGGAGTCAACAGCAGAAAACCAACGGTATCGGTAATCAGCCCCGGCGTGAGCAACAGTGCCCCCGCGACGGCCAGCATCATGCCTTCGATGATCTCCTGTCCGGGTAGCTGGCCGCTCTGCATGCGGGCGTTAGCACGATTCAGGGTATTAAACCCCTGCCGTTTCAGTACGCTCAGACCTATGCCGGCGGTCAGAATCACCAGCCCCAGGGTTGCCAGCCCCCCGATCATATCGGCCACGGCAAACAACAGGTACAGCTCAGCAATGGGAACGGCAATCAGCGCAAGGAACGGTATTCTCATCATGCTTTCTCTTCGGCCAGGGCATCCTGCCTGACTCGGTACTCATCAATTTGTTTGCCTATCCAGCCTAACATGATCAGACCAGGGATCACCATCAGGGCTGTCAGGACAAAGAACAGCGACCAGTTCCCGCCCATGGTATCAACGATCAAACCGCTGCCCGCTGCCAGCGTGGTACGCCCGAAATTGGAGACTGATGACATCAGGGCGTATTGAGTGCCTGTATAAGTGCGGCTGGTAAAGTAGGAAATAAAGGATATGAAAGCCACGGTGGCAAAGGCGCCGGTAAAGTTATCCAGCACCAGCGCCGCCAGTAATACCGGCACACTGGGCCCGACCACCGCCAGCCAGGCGAACATCAGATTGGTGGCGCCCATGGCGGCACCGCCGACCATCAAGCCTTTGATAACGCCAAAGCGGGTATTGATAAGCGCTCCACCCAGACAAAAGAAGGCTGTCATCAGACCACCAAAGAACTTGGAATAGAAGGCAATCTGGTCACGGGAGAAACCAATCTCCACATAAAAAACCAGCGACATACGACCCAGCATGGCATCGCCCAGGCGAAAGATCAGCAACAGGATCAGGATCGACAGAGCCAGCTTCAGGCCGCAGCGTACAAAAAACTCCCGGAAGGGCCCAACGATCAATGTCGAAAATCCATTGATCGTGCTGCGCCACAGCGATGGTGCAGCAGCGGAAATCTTCGGCACAACGGCGGATGCTTCCAGCTCTTCGGCCGGCTCGGCAACCATCGCAATGCACAGCATCAATGCCAGATAGAGCAGCGCCAGAATCCGGTAGACCATCGGCCAGTCCAGCCCGATTGTTTCGCCGCCCAGC from Pseudohongiella spirulinae encodes:
- a CDS encoding co-chaperone GroES — encoded protein: MKIRPLQDRVVVRRKEEETKTAGGIVLPGSAAEKPAQGEVIAVGPGRILDNGDKRPVDVKVGDTVVFGKYASNTVKIGDEELLILSENEIYGVIEG
- a CDS encoding FxsA family protein, which gives rise to MMRIPFLALIAVPIAELYLLFAVADMIGGLATLGLVILTAGIGLSVLKRQGFNTLNRANARMQSGQLPGQEIIEGMMLAVAGALLLTPGLITDTVGFLLLTPAVRRYLAARAMRKGSTVFMGGFSTQYTWQQRPGGRYSEGDIIDGEVVGKESANQDDALHHDSDRHRDGR
- a CDS encoding AmpG family muropeptide MFS transporter, translated to MAPFGSAGGQVATLRESLQQLRDKRFIAIFLLGFSSGFPWVLHGSVLTLWMQSSGLSRSAIGYIGAVATVYAINWMWAPIIDKIRLPLLYSLFGQRRSWILLTQGAIACAILLLSLGDPAESLTLISLCALAVAFFSATQDIAVDAYRIGIFRRDEMDQKMPFAAAVTTTGWWAGYGFIGGAFALALGGETIGLDWPMVYRILALLYLALMLCIAMVAEPAEELEASAVVPKISAAAPSLWRSTINGFSTLIVGPFREFFVRCGLKLALSILILLLIFRLGDAMLGRMSLVFYVEIGFSRDQIAFYSKFFGGLMTAFFCLGGALINTRFGVIKGLMVGGAAMGATNLMFAWLAVVGPSVPVLLAALVLDNFTGAFATVAFISFISYFTSRTYTGTQYALMSSVSNFGRTTLAAGSGLIVDTMGGNWSLFFVLTALMVIPGLIMLGWIGKQIDEYRVRQDALAEEKA